The following DNA comes from Candidatus Nezhaarchaeales archaeon.
GGCTTTAAGTATGTCCTCCGGATAACTACCTGTTTCCACGGCTTTCTTAAGTAGGTATTTAGCCATCTTTATGCTTATAAGCTCGTTATCGAGTAAACCAGCTACTTGAGCTACATGTTCAGGTTTAGCTTTAGAGTTACTAATGCTTAAACCCTTTAAGTTAAGTATCCCGAGTAGATCGTCTATTATCAAGTGGCAGACCCTACCCGGGTTATTATGTAGTTTAACCGTTTCCTCATAGAAGTCGGCTAGGCTTTTCTCGCTTACAAGTACTTCAGCCTCATACTCGTTTAACCCGTAGACCTTCATAAACCTCTCCCGTCTAGCATCCGGTAGTTCTGGCATAGCTTTCTTAATGCTACTTATGAACTCCTCGGTTAGCTCTATTGGTACTAGGTCTGGCTCAGGGAAGTACCTGTAATCCATTTCTTCCTCCTTAGTCCTTAAGGAGGCGGTAACCTGCCTTACCTCATCCCAATGCCTCGTCTCCCTTTCAACGGTCCGACCCATCCTTAGTAGGCTTCTCTGCCTAATTATCTCGTAGGCTAAGGCTTTTTCAACCTCCTTAAACGATGAGATATTCTTAACTTCAATCCTAGCCCCTCCAGCTATGGAGATATTAGCATCGCAACGCATCGCCCCCTCCAAGCTACTATCAGATACGCCTAAATGCTCCAGGATGGATTGAAGCTTTTGAAGGAAAAGCCTAGCTTCCCTAGGGCTCTTAATTACAGGCTCCGTTACTATTTCGAGTAGGGCAATACCAGCCCTATTATAGTCTACCAGGGTGTAAGGTGATTCTTCAATACTACCCTTATAAACAAGCTTACCCGGGTCCTCCTCTAGGTGGACCCTCTTTATCCCTACCTCCTTAACGCCGCCATTAACCTTTACCGATATCTTTCCACCTACGCCTATCGGGTAATCGTACTGCGATATCTGAAAATTCTTCACCATATCGGGGTAGTAGTAGTTCTTACGGTAAAATATAGTCCTCCTCGGGATTTCACAGTTTAAAGCTAACGCTACCTTTACAGCCTCCTCAACCGCCCTACGGTTAAGTACTGGTAACGATCCAGGTAAGCCTAAACACGTTGGGCACACGACCGTGTTCGGAGCCTTCCCCCTATAGTCTGAAGGGCACGAGCAGAAAAGCTTAGTTTTAAGGCTTGTCACTTGACAATGGCACTCCAAACCTATCTTTACGCTTAAACCTAGCCTCTCCAAGCCTCCTTCACCACGTCTGAGGCTTTAGCATCCTTAGCCCGGTTTCCCTTTCAAAATAGGCTCCAAGCTTAAAGATAAGTTCCTCCCCGAAG
Coding sequences within:
- the gatB gene encoding Asp-tRNA(Asn)/Glu-tRNA(Gln) amidotransferase subunit GatB: MERLGLSVKIGLECHCQVTSLKTKLFCSCPSDYRGKAPNTVVCPTCLGLPGSLPVLNRRAVEEAVKVALALNCEIPRRTIFYRKNYYYPDMVKNFQISQYDYPIGVGGKISVKVNGGVKEVGIKRVHLEEDPGKLVYKGSIEESPYTLVDYNRAGIALLEIVTEPVIKSPREARLFLQKLQSILEHLGVSDSSLEGAMRCDANISIAGGARIEVKNISSFKEVEKALAYEIIRQRSLLRMGRTVERETRHWDEVRQVTASLRTKEEEMDYRYFPEPDLVPIELTEEFISSIKKAMPELPDARRERFMKVYGLNEYEAEVLVSEKSLADFYEETVKLHNNPGRVCHLIIDDLLGILNLKGLSISNSKAKPEHVAQVAGLLDNELISIKMAKYLLKKAVETGSYPEDILKAEGLKVITDKKRIENLVNQVFKEHPEDVEAAVKDDKVIHHLVGLVMKLTRGQADPALTYEYVKRRVNQLRKTKAT